Within the Gemmobacter sp. genome, the region GATGGAAGCGATCAACGCCATCGGGGCGGGTCTGTTTTTCGCGGCCTACACGCCGCTTGCCCCCACGCGGGTTGAGACCGGCCAGCCGGTGCTGGAGGTGATCGCGCTGTCGGCCTCTCGCGGCACGCGCAAGGCGCCGAAACTGCCTGATCACACCGCCGCCAGAATTGCCACGATGCTGGAGGCAGGAGAACAGGTCACGGATCGTGCAACGGGCGCCTTGCGCTCGGTCCGGCCCGGCGACATCGCCGTGCTGTGCCAGCGCCACGCCGAGGCCGCCCGCTATGCCGAGGCGCTGCGCCGTCTTGGCCTGCCGGTGCAGATCAGCGCGTCAGGCTGGCACGATGCTCAAGCCGTGCTGGTCGCGCGGCAAGCCATGGCGCTGGCCGCCGACCCGCAGGATGCGCACGCCGCCCTTGTGGTCCTGGCGCTTGGCCCGGCCGCGCTTCCCCTTGATGAAGCCTTGCGCCTGCTGGCGGATGGCGCTCTGGCCGACCATCCAGCGCTGCACGGCATCCTTGCCCTTGCCGCCGCAGCGCCGGGCTGGACGGTGACCGACCTGTGCCTGAAGGTAACCGCCCATCTACGCCGCTGGGCTGAAGCCCTGCCCGATGCCGCGCAGGCGCTGGCCGACCTGGCCCGGCTGGAAGCGTTGGCCGAGGAATTCGACACCTCGGACCCCGGCATGATGGCCGCCGCGGGGTTTCACGGACGGGGGGCGCGGGTGTTCCTGGGCTGGCTGGCCAGCCGGTTGGAAGAACGCGATTTCAACCGTCACCCAGACCCCGGCGCAGGCGCCGTGCCGGGGATCGAGATTGTCACATGGCACGCGGCCAAGGGCCGGGAATGGCCCGTGGTCGTGGTTTGCGAACTGGACTTTCAGGTGGGGGAACGGGAAAACACCACCCGCGCCCTGTTCACCGATTTCTCGGACCTGTCGCGCGTGCTGGACACGGCACAGCTGATCCATACCCCGCGCCTCTTTAACCCCGAACAGCGCGAGGTCTTCTTGGCCGACCGCCAACCCGCCGCCGAAGCCGAGGCGCGCAATCTAATTTATGTGGCCCTGACGCGCGCGCGTGACCGGCTTGTGATCGAATGGCCAGCGAAGGCGCTGGACAAGGAGGCGAACTGCCTGACCTTGCTGGCGCAGGCGGGCGTCAGCCTCGGGGCGGGCCTGATTGTCGGCGGACAGGAGTTCCCGGCGCGCATCTGGCGCGATCCTGCTGGCGAAGGGGTGGAGCAGGTCACTGCGGCTGCTCAACCGCTGCTCCGGTTCGGTGCGCCTTCGCCGACACCCGTCAAGGCCCGCACAACGCCCTGGCGCAGGCGGCCTTCCAGCCTGACCGAAGGCCCCGATCTGCCTGCGCCGCCGCAGGTGATCCCCCTTGGCCCAAGACATGGCGCAGGTCGCGCGCAAACGGCAACCGAACGCGGCACGGTCTGGCACCGAGCCTTTCGTGTGATGGCCAGCCGCCCCGACCTAGCCGACAGACTGCCTGCCGCCACTGGTCTTGATGCGGCCACGCTCGCCGCGATCACCGGACAGGTTGCGGCGCTGAAGGAATGGCTCGCCCGCGAAGGCTATCCCGACCTGCACCTCGAAGTGCCGATC harbors:
- a CDS encoding UvrD-helicase domain-containing protein, with the protein product MTLTIVPAGAGAGKTYRIQTQLTEWVKDKVVRPDRILAVTFTEAAAAELSGRIRQSLLAAGMVEDAMAVERAYVSTIHSLGLRLMTEHALAAGAPPQPRLLHEAEQDLLIRQELARCPILDEITADPDRFGHAATFSTSTEDGLRRRVLDMIALLRGLGGAGLSDRLAPEGCARIRALWGPVAADPTPIRDRLRQAVATLLDAHPGGALAPGLNATAEKEFRRDLGRLRAALEPGRLDRDWKLWNDLRGLRQTKRGAPTPPGYDALADQVMQAAAGVVSHPGPLADACTNLTALVTGAQAIMAGYAARKRDLGVIDYADMISGCEALLREHPDVLASVLGEIDCVIIDEFQDTNPVQFALLWQLAAGAPRCLLVGDAKQSIMGFQGADPRLSQALADANPGAVDPLRQNWRSDPRLMEAINAIGAGLFFAAYTPLAPTRVETGQPVLEVIALSASRGTRKAPKLPDHTAARIATMLEAGEQVTDRATGALRSVRPGDIAVLCQRHAEAARYAEALRRLGLPVQISASGWHDAQAVLVARQAMALAADPQDAHAALVVLALGPAALPLDEALRLLADGALADHPALHGILALAAAAPGWTVTDLCLKVTAHLRRWAEALPDAAQALADLARLEALAEEFDTSDPGMMAAAGFHGRGARVFLGWLASRLEERDFNRHPDPGAGAVPGIEIVTWHAAKGREWPVVVVCELDFQVGERENTTRALFTDFSDLSRVLDTAQLIHTPRLFNPEQREVFLADRQPAAEAEARNLIYVALTRARDRLVIEWPAKALDKEANCLTLLAQAGVSLGAGLIVGGQEFPARIWRDPAGEGVEQVTAAAQPLLRFGAPSPTPVKARTTPWRRRPSSLTEGPDLPAPPQVIPLGPRHGAGRAQTATERGTVWHRAFRVMASRPDLADRLPAATGLDAATLAAITGQVAALKEWLAREGYPDLHLEVPIHVTHTDGSETVGILDAVAMGPGRMLVIDHKTGPAPDPKARFATYWPQLAAYADALRLTFPAHQLRGVAIHWMNEGSLSFLPLEPEVVA